One stretch of Arachis hypogaea cultivar Tifrunner chromosome 20, arahy.Tifrunner.gnm2.J5K5, whole genome shotgun sequence DNA includes these proteins:
- the LOC112784695 gene encoding uncharacterized protein yields MVVGVPTRDSHKRNFAVAVAAVFAMLAKRASRLPKKLKAAAESEPKPVDDWKIVLRSSPKSSPAAALVARPKKLLSSLSSKTLSFIQKKNNKSGGEWGDGGVWQKAILMGDKCEPLDFSGVIYYDSNGKQVSEIPVRSPRASHVPAPFFTPQRQLLKRSVSSEFF; encoded by the coding sequence ATGGTCGTGGGGGTTCCAACTCGCGACTCGCACAAGCGCAACTTCGCGGTGGCCGTAGCGGCGGTTTTCGCCATGCTAGCGAAGCGAGCAAGCCGGCTTCCAAAGAAGCTGAAGGCGGCGGCAGAGTCGGAGCCGAAGCCGGTGGACGACTGGAAAATCGTGCTGAGATCATCGCCGAAGTCATCACCGGCGGCGGCGCTGGTAGCGCGGCCGAAGAAGTTACTTAGCAGCTTAAGCAGCAAAACGCTGTCGTTTattcagaagaagaataataagagTGGAGGGGAGTGGGGAGACGGTGGCGTGTGGCAGAAAGCGATCTTGATGGGGGACAAGTGTGAGCCGTTGGATTTCTCGGGTGTAATTTACTACGATAGTAATGGGAAGCAGGTTAGTGAAATCCCTGTTAGGTCCCCACGTGCGAGTCACGTGCCTGCTCCGTTCTTCACCCCTCAGAGACAGTTACTTAAACGATCAGTCTCCTCTGAATTTTTTTGa